Proteins co-encoded in one Candida albicans SC5314 chromosome 3, complete sequence genomic window:
- a CDS encoding FG-nucleoporin (Ortholog(s) have nucleocytoplasmic transporter activity, structural constituent of nuclear pore activity), with the protein MRRAKCKEREKSREEKKNHNIRILHFNTNQLSLHSQSQLNIEMFGGGASSGFGGFGSSTTTNNSPFGGGAGAGAATTNTGASPFGSTNTNTTGGGIFGSNANSSTGFGSSNAFGASSNTNTTPAFGGNTGGGLFGSTANGTGSSPFGQQQQQQQQPQQTTSAFGSSNNSGSVFGSSATGGGLFGSKPATSTFGGFGSTTANASSPFGASTTNAFGGGASVDPNVNNGTAAKQFTPFTEKDSANMTNVFQNICCMPEYKNFSFEELRLKDYEQGRRFPPAGATANAGFGGAAGTNATGGGFGFSGAATGASPFGSGTAGAANPSGSAFGSAFGSTFGNKPAGTSPFGAASTTGAFGGTNQNQSPFGSNTAGTFGSGASNTFGGGANSTFGKPATGFGSSGGAFGGNTNTGGAGGGLFGSSGNAFGGQSSSGFGAANNSSPFGQAQSNNAFGGANNNSPFGQSNTQQQSGGLFGSGTGNAFGSNTGGSTFGSNNTGFGAGGNAFGQQGNTGFGANKPVTTGFGSSTSGGLFGQQSQQQQPGATGGLFGQNQQQQQNAGGGLFGAKPAGGSVFGQSNTNASGGGLFGGQQNTPTTGGGLFGSKPAASGGLFGGQQSGQAQQGGGLFGQQNQQNTSGGGLFGNKPTGPTTTNGGGLFGNKPATGGGLFGGQQQQTQQQQQPQPSQLGGGLFGAKPGTTASSGGGLFGGQQQTSNVGGGLFGGGAASTGGLFGAKTNANATSNSTSTGGLFGGATTVQQQPQQAQQALASINSQNPYGNNPLFQSITGTSSQQQQQQQQQQQTNNLPQFSLVKSAAPIKKAVTLGSTSQKVTPLFKVSSLPTKTSTELVKEDTVKNKKTDDLFSAATDQAIISSDIFRPKESFKSLVLDKSKASNALLTESSSGPTKQVTFVLDKSESKELSASTPEPLDKDEKSKLELQGEQQKQQQGQDQDSDVDSEGYWMSPSLQELKKKSLLELKSIPKFKIGRKHYGELEFLEPVDLTSIVNLDDIAGNLVTFSNKTCVVYPDDNKPKPGEGLNLPARITLEGCYPINKADKLPILDPKSEIVKRHIENLKTIPEMKFISYDPTNGHWTFEVQEMD; encoded by the coding sequence ATGAGGCGAGCAAAATgtaaagaaagagaaaagctgagagaagaaaaaaaaaaccataACATAAGGATACTACATTTTAACACCAATCAACTTTCCCTTCATTCGCAAAGTCAATTGAATATCGAAATGTTTGGAGGAGGAGCATCATCAGGTTTTGGAGGATTTGGTTCTAGTACTACAACCAACAATTCACCATTTGGAGGCGGAGCCGGAGCCGGAGCCGCTACAACTAACACTGGGGCATCACCATTTGGATCAACTAATACAAACACAACAGGTGGTGGTATCTTTGGTAGCAACGCCAATTCCTCAACAGGGTTTGGTTCATCCAATGCATTTGGTGCTAGCTCTAATACAAATACTACACCGGCATTTGGAGGTAATACTGGAGGTGGACTCTTTGGTTCCACGGCCAACGGGACCGGTTCATCTCCGTTTGgtcagcaacaacaacaacaacaacaaccacagcAAACTACATCTGCGTTTGGGTCTTCCAACAATTCAGGATCTGTTTTTGGGTCATCAGCTACTGGAGGTGGTTTATTTGGTAGCAAGCCAGCTACGTCAACTTTTGGTGGTTTCGGGTCCACTACTGCAAATGCATCTTCACCTTTTGGAGCATCTACCACAAATGCTTTTGGTGGTGGCGCAAGTGTCGACCCAAATGTCAATAATGGTACAGCTGCAAAGCAATTTACTCCATTCACAGAAAAGGATTCGGCTAACATGACTAACGTTTTCCAAAACATTTGTTGCATGCCGgaatataaaaatttctcttttgaagaattgagaTTGAAAGATTACGAACAAGGAAGAAGGTTCCCACCAGCAGGTGCTACTGCTAATGCCGGCTTTGGTGGCGCTGCAGGCACTAATGCTACAGGAGGGGGGTTTGGGTTTAGTGGTGCTGCTACTGGTGCCTCACCTTTTGGAAGTGGCACTGCTGGAGCAGCAAACCCTTCAGGCTCAGCTTTTGGGTCTGCTTTTGGATCAACTTTTGGCAACAAGCCAGCTGGGACCTCTCCATTTGGGGCTGCTTCTACAACAGGTGCATTTGGAGGTACAAATCAGAACCAGTCACCTTTTGGTTCCAATACAGCAGGAACTTTTGGTTCGGGTGCATCCAATACTTTTGGAGGTGGTGCTAACAGCACTTTTGGTAAACCAGCTACAGGATTTGGTTCTTCTGGTGGGGCATTTGGTGGCAATACGAACACTGGAGGAGCAGGTGGTGGTTTATTTGGGTCGAGCGGTAATGCTTTTGGTGGTCAAAGCTCATCGGGATTTGGTGCTGCCAATAATAGTTCCCCATTTGGTCAGGCCCAATCAAACAACGCATTTGGTGGTGCAAACAATAATTCACCATTTGGTCAAAGCAATACGCAACAACAGTCAGGGGGGTTATTTGGAAGTGGGACTGGTAATGCATTTGGTTCAAATACTGGCGGATCTACTTTTGGTTCAAACAATACGGGATTTGGAGCTGGTGGTAATGCTTTCGGTCAACAAGGAAATACCGGGTTTGGTGCTAACAAACCAGTAACTACAGGATTTGGATCATCTACATCAGGAGGTTTATTTGGACAACAAAgtcaacaacagcaaccaGGCGCTACAGGAGGTTTATTTGGACAAAAtcagcagcaacagcaaaaTGCAGGAGGTGGATTGTTCGGTGCTAAGCCTGCTGGTGGTTCAGTGTTTGGACAAAGTAATACCAACGCGTCAGGTGGAGGTTTATTCGGTGGTCAACAGAACACCCCAACTACTGGTGGGGGGTTATTTGGGTCAAAACCTGCCGCTTCGGGTGGGTTATTTGGTGGTCAACAATCAGGACAAGCACAACAAGGAGGAGGGTTGTTTGgtcaacaaaatcaacaaaatacaTCGGGAGGTGGATTGTTTGGAAACAAGCCTACTGGTCCAACCACGACAAATGGTGGTGGGTTGTTTGGTAATAAACCGGCAACAGGGGGCGGATTGTTTGGTggtcaacaacaacaaacccagcaacaacaacaaccgcAACCATCTCAATTAGGGGGCGGCTTATTTGGAGCCAAACCTGGAACAACTGCTTCACTGGGTGGTGGGTTATTTGGTGGCCAACAACAAACTTCTAATGTTGGAGGTGGCTTGTTTGGAGGTGGTGCAGCATCGACAGGTGGGTTATTTGGAGCCAAGACAAATGCCAACGCAACCTCTAATTCCACTTCGACGGGAGGATTATTTGGAGGTGCAACAACAGTACAACAACAGCCACAACAAGCTCAACAAGCATTGGCTAGCATCAATTCTCAAAATCCTTATGGTAACAACCCACTTTTCCAATCCATAACAGGAACAtcatcacaacaacaacagcagcagcaacaacaacaacaaacaaacaatctCCCACAGTTTTCGTTGGTTAAATCTGCGGCACCTATTAAGAAGGCAGTTACTCTAGGAAGTACTTCGCAAAAGGTTACTCCGTTGTTCAAGGTGAGTTCATTACCAACAAAAACCTCGACAGAATTGGTAAAGGAAGATACAGTCAAGAATAAGAAAACAGATGATTTGTTTTCAGCCGCTACTGACCAGGCAATCATATCTTCTGATATTTTCAGACCAAAGGAAAGTTTTAAAAGTTTGGTTTTGGATAAATCGAAGGCTTCTAATGCGTTATTAACAGAGCTGTCATCAGGACCAACGAAACAGGTAACATTTGTTTTAGATAAATCAGAATCGAAAGAATTATCTGCATCTACACCAGAACCTTTAGATAAAGACGAGAAAAGTAAATTGGAATTGCAAGGAGAGCAACAAAAACAGCAGCAAGGTCAAGATCAAGATTCTGATGTTGACAGTGAAGGGTATTGGATGTCACCTTCGCTTCaggaattgaaaaagaaatcactccttgaattgaaatctaTTCCTAAATTTAAGATTGGTAGAAAACATTATGGTGAATTAGAATTTCTTGAACCGGTAGATTTAACTTCTATTGTCAATTTAGATGACATTGCTGGAAATTTGGTTACGTTTTCCAACAAGACTTGTGTTGTATACCCCGACGATAATAAGCCTAAGCCAGGAGAAGGATTGAATTTACCAGCACGAATCACATTAGAAGGATGTTatccaataaataaagCTGATAAATTGCCAATATTAGATCCTAAAAGTGAAATTGTTAAACGTCATATTGAGAATTTAAAAACGATACCAGAGATGAAATTTATTAGCTACGATCCTACAAATGGTCATTGGACGTTTGAAGTACAGGAAATGGATTAA
- the GLG2 gene encoding Glg2p (Putative self-glucosylating initiator of glycogen synthesis; expression regulated upon white-opaque switch; hypha-induced; Spider biofilm induced), producing the protein MSFAYATLLIGESYLPGVLTLGNRLKQLGTKHKLLILLDVSSISLQSKQLIESIYDELIPIDNQLILSPLQKLSEQLQRQELSISYSKILLWNQLDYDSIVYLDADVLPLQNLDRLFIDYDVDDNQIGAASDSGWPDIFNSGVFKLKPNKQTFEQLLEFSVDPNNTFDGGDQGLFNEYFKLENWIRLPYLYNVTPNYRQDYQYLPAFNRFFKDIKVLHFIGQVKPWHYENVLASDLANFHQYWWDEFNKLIGDDVALKYTLLNLPRGEATKLKFGKTVNAWDKKDIEQDTELVEEEEEEEEVVSHSPIFPWEHRQEKRQPTRVFQNIPTTSTVGNVSGKSGTKEEQELDRSTETLKRTHIS; encoded by the coding sequence ATGTCTTTTGCTTATGCCACTCTTTTAATAGGGGAATCCTATTTACCAGGTGTATTAACTTTGGGTAACAGATTAAAACAGTTGGGCACAAAACATAAATTATTGATCTTATTAGATGTCagttcaatttcattacaaagtaaacaattgattgagTCAATTtatgatgaattgattcCTATCgataatcaattgattttatctCCATTGCAGAAGTTGAGTGAACAATTACAACGTCaagaattatcaattagTTATTCAAAGATTTTATTATGGAATCAATTAGATTATGATTCGATTGTTTATCTTGATGCCGATGTATTACCATTACAAAATTTAGATCGATTGtttattgattatgatgttgatgataatcAAATTGGTGCTGCTTCTGATTCTGGATGGCCagatatttttaattccGGGGTGTTTAAATTGAAACctaacaaacaaacattTGAACAATTATTGGAATTTAGTGTTGATCCAAACAATACTTTTGATGGAGGCGATCAAGGATTGTTTAATGAATATTTCAAGTTGGAGAATTGGATAAGGTTACCTTATTTATATAACGTGACACCTAACTATCGTCaagattatcaatatttacCAGCATTCAATAGATTTTTCAAGGATATTAAAGTATTACATTTTATTGGTCAAGTGAAACCTTGGCACTATGAAAATGTCTTAGCAAGTGATTTGGCCAACTTTCATCAGTATTGGTGGGACGAATTTAATAAGCTTATTGGAGATGATGTTGCATTGAAATATACATTGTTGAATTTACCTAGAGGTGAAGCAACAAAGTTGAAATTTGGTAAAACTGTGAATGCATGGGATaaaaaagatattgaaCAAGACACTGAATTggtagaagaagaagaagaggaagaagaagtagtCAGTCACAGTCCAATTTTCCCTTGGGAACATCGTCAAGAGAAAAGACAGCCTACTCGTGTTTTCCAAAATATTCCTACTACTTCTACTGTAGGTAATGTATCGGGAAAATCTGGTACAAAGGAGGAACAAGAGTTGGATAGAAGTACTGAAACTTTGAAAAGAACTCATATCTCCTAA